A window of Castanea sativa cultivar Marrone di Chiusa Pesio chromosome 1, ASM4071231v1 contains these coding sequences:
- the LOC142614123 gene encoding laccase-15-like, producing the protein MGLFSKLLWLACLSKFLLRMAESEVHYYDFVLREQNFTRLCSTKSMLVVNDSFPGPVIRVHKGDTVFVNVHNEGYYGVTIHWHGVKQPRNPWSDGPEYITQCPIEPGTNFTYEVIFSDEEGTLWWHAHSNWTRSSVHGAIVIYPIEGTTTPYPKPDGEEIFILGSWYIGNINALVLEDLKTGASAPESDSYVINGQPGDFLPCSQDSTHRWVVDFGKTYLVRVINAAMNADLFFGIAKHNITVVGTDGNYVKPINNDFIVISPGQTMNLLLTANQPLGHYYVVARQYDTDQSFFNGFDDTNATAILMYNGNYTAPDVPLFPSNLPAYTDNNAAYKFIARLRSLASKDHPVNVPLNITTKMFITISMNYLPCPNASCAGIDGNMIATSLSNMSFVNPSTDVLLAYYRNLPGIYSTDFPNWPESFFNFTSDDLPLNTTIPTQGTRVKVLNYNEEVEITFQGTSVLKIPQNHPMHMHGYSFYVVGSGFGNFNNETDPKNFNLVDPPEVNTVEVPKAGWVTIRFKANNPGVWFWHCHFERHLDWGMNTVMIVKNGGTPETSIRPPPTYMPPCRPLSLAWPKDFDDSQEVKKLYERK; encoded by the exons ATGGGTTTGTTCTCAAAACTCCTATGGCTTGCTTGTTTGAGTAAGTTTTTACTTCGCATGGCTGAAAGTGAGGTTCATTATTACGATTTTGTT CTAAGGGAGCAAAATTTTACAAGGCTGTGCAGCACAAAAAGCATGTTAGTTGTAAATGACAGTTTTCCAGGACCAGTAATTCGTGTTCATAAAGGAGATACTGTATTTGTTAATGTTCATAATGAAGGATATTATGGTGTCACCATTCAttg GCATGGAGTGAAACAACCAAGAAACCCATGGTCTGATGGTCCTGAGTATATCACACAATGTCCAATAGAACCAGGTACAAACTTCACATATGAAGTCATTTTTTCGGATGAGGAAGGAACTCTTTGGTGGCATGCTCATAGTAACTGGACACGATCATCTGTCCACGGTGCCATAGTTATTTATCCCATAGAAGGAACAACAACTCCATACCCGAAGCCAGATGGTGAAGAAATTTTCATACTAG GATCTTGGTATATTGGAAACATTAACGCCTTGGTACTAGAGGACCTCAAAACTGGTGCATCCGCACCCGAATCAGATTCTTATGTGATCAATGGCCAACCGGGAGATTTCTTACCATGCTCTCAAG ATTCAACTCATCGTTGGGTGGTTGATTTTGGGAAGACATATCTTGTCCGAGTAATCAATGCTGCTATGAATGCTGACCTCTTCTTTGGAATTGCTAAGCATAATATCACAGTTGTTGGAACGGATGGTAACTATGTAAAACCCATAAACAACGATTTTATAGTGATAAGCCCGGGACAAACCATGAATCTCTTACTAACAGCAAATCAACCTTTGGGCCACTACTACGTTGTCGCTAGACAATATGACACTGACCAGTCGTTTTTTAACGGGTTTGATGACACAAATGCTACAGCAATTCTCATGTATAATGGCAACTATACTGCCCCAGATGTTCCACTCTTTCCTAGCAACCTTCCTGCCTATACGGACAATAATGCTGCATATAAATTTATTGCTCGCCTACGGAGCTTAGCAAGCAAAGACCACCCAGTAAATGTCCCATTAAATATAACTACAAAAATGTTTATCACAATTTCTATGAACTATCTTCCCTGTCCAAATGCATCTTGTGCGGGTATAGATGGAAATATGATAGCAACTAGCTTAAGCAACATGAGTTTTGTGAACCCCAGTACTGATGTATTGCTTGCCTATTATAG GAACTTGCCTGGCATTTATTCCACAGATTTTCCAAATTGGCCAGAATCTTTCTTTAACTTCACTTCAGACGATTTGCCATTAAACACTACAATACCAACTCAAGGGACCAGGGTTAAGGTGTTAAATTACAATGAAGAGGTGGAGATAACTTTTCAAGGGACTTCCGTATTGAAAATACCACAAAATCATCCAATGCACATGCATGGGTATAGCTTTTATGTGGTTGGATCAggttttggaaattttaataATGAGACAGACCCCAAAAACTTTAACTTGGTTGATCCACCTGAAGTAAATACTGTTGAAGTGCCAAAGGCTGGatgggttaccatcagattcaaAGCAAATAATCCTG GTGTATGGTTTTGGCATTGTCATTTTGAACGACATCTTGATTGGGGCATGAACACTGTAATGATAGTGAAAAATGGTGGCACACCCGAGACAAGCATCCGCCCACCCCCAACTTATATGCCTCCATGTAGACCACTTTCACTCgcttggcctaaggacttcGATGATTCTCAAGAAGTCAAGAAGCtgtatgaaagaaaataa